In Thalassotalea sp. Sam97, a single window of DNA contains:
- a CDS encoding sodium:solute symporter: MNNLTIKALAFILLFNWAGLSFANTEIQWLSQPLSAPLSSDSVIAHHNNKTFLVSPSSKTLSIIENGQVSIHDFPIETTATNLTILSYRQFNVVIHHDKTSNHIPTLTLIKWFDNGSPSYQAIDVIAKAFAVEHATIFDNRLWVLTNKQILSLDLQRAINGQNTSWQQHSTLPESLTQSGLLSTQNDGSGKKLYLFDRIVQQVNDKLYVPFWSLSATSWQQHQRANEPSVSSHAMINEIYPLGQSHLLATTTDNQFLSFNTITQQWTVYRSSIDASDLQGLTFHNNRAWAINKQGRLVSGSLTPPKKEFGVVNMSVLVVYLLLMVAVGLYFVFKNKSTDDYFRGGQSIPWWAAACSIYATMLSSLTYVALPAVVYQTNWVLLLGIWTIILVAPLAIYVAMPFFRQIDATSAYEYLSKRFNMSVRLFASGLFTLFHIGRMGIVMALTALALSAVTPLSATESVLLMGVLCLLYCTLGGIEAVIWTDTIQTIVLLIGALACFAVILVNLDGGFAEFISIGQMNDKFTMANLNFGDGSITELALWVIILGGIGQNLSSYTADQAVVQRYTVTKNPKAAAKSIWTNAIIAGPGALLFFCLGTGLYAFYHAQPEKLDPTIQIDQIFPTFIASELPIGLAGLIVAGIFAAAQSTVSTSMNSIATTVVTDFIRPFNVIKTEQGYMRSARWLTFTMGTLGTLAGLIFINPEIRSLMEAYFKVIGMFMGALGGLFVLGALSARANAQGALIGIVSGVVVMISAWQLGWANGYLYASIGIVSCLVIGYLASLAFSPSNKDLSGLTLFTMKKSPVYNQ, translated from the coding sequence ATGAATAATTTAACAATAAAAGCCTTAGCATTTATTTTGTTATTTAATTGGGCTGGATTGTCTTTCGCGAATACTGAGATTCAATGGTTGAGTCAGCCATTAAGTGCGCCGCTGTCCTCAGATAGCGTTATTGCACATCATAACAATAAAACTTTTTTGGTATCACCAAGTAGCAAAACACTATCGATTATCGAAAATGGCCAAGTTTCCATACACGACTTTCCGATTGAAACGACAGCAACAAATCTCACTATATTATCGTATCGACAGTTTAACGTCGTTATTCATCATGATAAAACGTCAAATCACATCCCAACATTAACCCTAATCAAATGGTTTGATAACGGCTCGCCAAGTTATCAAGCCATTGATGTTATTGCAAAAGCATTCGCTGTTGAACATGCCACCATCTTTGATAATCGTTTATGGGTATTAACTAACAAGCAAATATTAAGTTTAGACTTACAGCGAGCCATTAACGGTCAGAATACATCATGGCAACAACATAGTACTTTGCCTGAATCGTTAACACAGAGTGGCTTACTCAGCACACAAAACGATGGTAGTGGAAAAAAACTCTATTTATTTGATCGCATCGTTCAGCAGGTGAACGATAAGCTATATGTGCCATTTTGGAGCCTATCGGCAACATCTTGGCAACAACACCAGCGTGCGAATGAACCTAGCGTAAGCTCACACGCTATGATTAACGAGATCTATCCGCTCGGTCAATCTCATCTACTGGCGACAACAACAGATAATCAATTTTTATCTTTTAATACCATCACTCAGCAGTGGACAGTATATCGTTCTTCTATCGATGCGAGTGACCTTCAAGGGCTAACATTCCACAACAACCGTGCATGGGCGATAAATAAGCAAGGGCGATTAGTAAGCGGTAGCTTAACACCACCGAAAAAAGAGTTTGGTGTCGTTAATATGAGTGTACTTGTCGTTTATCTTTTATTAATGGTCGCTGTTGGTTTGTATTTTGTATTCAAAAATAAGTCGACGGACGATTACTTTCGTGGTGGCCAATCGATTCCTTGGTGGGCTGCTGCCTGCTCCATATACGCCACTATGTTAAGTTCATTAACCTACGTCGCACTGCCTGCTGTTGTTTATCAAACCAATTGGGTATTATTGTTAGGTATTTGGACAATTATTCTGGTTGCTCCGCTAGCCATTTATGTCGCCATGCCATTCTTTCGTCAAATTGATGCAACCAGTGCTTACGAGTATTTATCAAAACGTTTTAATATGAGCGTCCGTTTGTTTGCCAGTGGTTTATTTACCCTATTTCACATTGGTCGTATGGGCATTGTCATGGCCTTAACCGCATTGGCATTGTCGGCAGTCACACCGCTGTCAGCAACCGAAAGCGTGCTATTGATGGGCGTTCTCTGCTTGCTATATTGTACCCTGGGTGGTATTGAAGCGGTGATTTGGACCGACACTATCCAAACCATTGTATTACTGATCGGTGCCTTGGCATGTTTTGCCGTTATTCTGGTTAATTTAGACGGCGGTTTTGCTGAATTTATCAGCATTGGTCAAATGAATGACAAATTCACTATGGCCAACTTGAATTTTGGCGATGGCAGTATCACTGAGCTTGCTTTGTGGGTCATTATTTTAGGTGGCATTGGCCAAAATTTATCGAGCTATACCGCAGATCAAGCGGTCGTTCAGCGCTACACGGTGACCAAAAATCCCAAAGCGGCAGCCAAATCAATATGGACTAACGCAATTATTGCAGGCCCAGGTGCGTTATTGTTTTTCTGTTTAGGGACAGGTCTTTACGCCTTCTATCATGCACAGCCGGAAAAACTCGACCCGACAATCCAAATCGATCAAATATTTCCAACCTTTATTGCCTCTGAATTGCCAATAGGTCTAGCCGGACTGATAGTTGCTGGGATCTTTGCTGCGGCTCAATCCACCGTTTCCACAAGTATGAATTCTATTGCTACCACAGTCGTAACGGATTTTATTCGTCCATTTAATGTCATTAAAACAGAACAAGGATATATGCGTTCTGCTCGCTGGCTAACTTTTACAATGGGCACCCTCGGTACCTTAGCAGGCTTGATATTTATCAACCCAGAAATTCGCTCACTAATGGAAGCTTACTTTAAGGTAATCGGCATGTTTATGGGCGCACTGGGCGGACTATTTGTTCTAGGTGCCCTTAGCGCCAGAGCCAATGCGCAAGGCGCATTAATCGGTATTGTCAGTGGCGTTGTGGTAATGATATCGGCATGGCAATTAGGCTGGGCAAATGGTTATTTATACGCATCTATTGGTATTGTTTCATGTTTGGTCATTGGTTACCTCGCCAGTTTAGCGTTTTCACCTAGCAATAAAGACTTATCAGGGTTAACGCTATTCACCATGAAAAAATCGCCAGTTTACAATCAATAA
- a CDS encoding alpha/beta hydrolase, with product MDNETNDIKLTTLSQAPMTYTHQEREYVSDIWGTKVVTNVSQPTLETYRPSASQQTDTAVIIAPGGGLYAQSIESEGRDVAHWLNRKGITAFVLRYRLMPTSYDGVADLEVDWQADYQQSVAKAKLTLPYAVDDALTAMEYVRTRASKYGINPSKIGLMGFSAGGSVALGASYRYQSNSKPDFVVPVYPWIDVVNIEQPKADAPPMIIVCATDDSLGLAKGALNLYNSYLAAEKHVALHMYDEGGHGFGMNKQGLPSDTWIERVYDWLVAENWVGN from the coding sequence GTGGATAACGAGACAAACGACATAAAATTGACAACGCTCAGTCAGGCACCGATGACATACACGCACCAAGAACGTGAGTATGTTTCTGATATTTGGGGCACTAAGGTCGTCACAAATGTGTCTCAACCGACATTAGAAACCTACCGGCCTAGCGCATCACAGCAAACAGATACGGCAGTTATTATCGCACCTGGTGGTGGGCTATACGCGCAAAGTATTGAAAGTGAAGGTAGAGATGTTGCTCATTGGCTGAATCGAAAAGGCATCACCGCGTTTGTTTTACGCTATCGTTTAATGCCAACGTCGTACGACGGCGTCGCTGATCTTGAAGTTGATTGGCAAGCAGACTATCAGCAATCTGTAGCTAAAGCGAAGTTAACGTTACCTTATGCGGTTGATGATGCATTAACAGCAATGGAATATGTAAGGACTAGGGCAAGCAAGTATGGTATCAATCCGAGCAAAATTGGTCTAATGGGTTTCTCTGCCGGGGGCAGTGTTGCGTTAGGTGCAAGTTATCGATACCAGAGCAATTCAAAACCTGATTTTGTAGTGCCTGTTTACCCGTGGATCGACGTTGTTAATATTGAACAACCCAAAGCCGATGCTCCCCCTATGATCATTGTTTGTGCCACCGATGATAGTCTTGGCTTAGCAAAGGGTGCTCTTAATTTATACAACTCTTATCTTGCAGCCGAAAAACATGTCGCTTTACATATGTATGATGAAGGAGGTCATGGATTTGGTATGAACAAACAAGGTTTGCCATCAGATACTTGGATAGAAAGGGTTTATGATTGGCTCGTTGCCGAAAACTGGGTTGGTAATTAG